The following nucleotide sequence is from Mangifera indica cultivar Alphonso chromosome 1, CATAS_Mindica_2.1, whole genome shotgun sequence.
TTGGCATACTTGGTGCCATAGTTCCTCAACACATGCTTAGCAATAGCCGGATCGCTAACTACAACAAAATTTCGGGGTCCAGCAGCCAGCCTGTAAATGGGTCCATACTCATTCATCCATTTAAACAACGGGATAAACAGGGCTCCACCCAGAAGATCACCAACGTCAGCGAGCTGGGCACTAGCTAGAGGTATGTTTGAATCGTCATTCTTGGTCAAAGACAAAGACTTGATCAGTGAAGTGAGCCAGTCCGGGCTGACCCATGAGCTGGGCTTGGTTGTACTTGTGGTGGGTTTCTGTTGGCTTCTGTTAACGGAGGATTTGATGGTGAAAGTGGCTCTTTTAGTGGGTTTTTGAAGCGACTGTGGTGGTGTCGAGAAATAGAATGATGAGAGCGTGCGCAAAGATTGCATGGTTCACTGTGCTTCTCTTCTCTTCTAATATCTTAGCAGCAATGGCGCCATAACTGGAATAGAGTTGAGTGGCTCTCTGTAGATTGGGTTTAGATTTTACataaaacgcaccgttttgCTTCAACTGAAAATTGTGGGGAAAAAGGATCATTGACCAACTTTTTGGGACAATTAACTATGTTCAAAACCTAAAAAAAGATTAAGTCATATGACGATATCCCATTTGAACATGGATGAAACACGAACAAATGATAATTTGTCCCGAAActctataatttcttttcaaaatattttttttgaactttttccATCATCATTCCTATTGTTGCCAACTTACGACTTTATCATCTCTAACTCTTATTGTTTCATGGCCACTATTATCATCATTAACTTCTTTTTCATAGGATCATTGATGTCACCTACACATCCTCACCATAACCCATTGGTTCTTTTGTATGTCCTGCTATTAACCTTACTTAACTACAAAATCACACAAAATTGAACGTATGAGTGTTacaacatttaataattatgtgacCTATTGGGACACCACAACAAAAGATAACTTACTAGGTGTTCCAATAATCTATTGTGTTCTTAATATATTTGAGGTTTATTCATAGATATTTTTTAACATCTTAGATATCCATTCGAACTATACTATGACATTTCATATACCCTTCCTCTATAAGTACTATCAGCTCGGATGACTAGTCCAAAGCTGACAGTATCAATTAAACATTTATCTCCTATTTTCAGACACCCCTTGTATCTCTTGTTATCAAGAGACAGACAAAACCTTGAAGTCTAACTTAGAGtgtttcaaaattgaatttttaaatgtgGTTTATGCACTAAAAGAATCGATTTGAGCATTGGTTATAGGTGAAATTTGCCCACAtaccaaattttgaaaagaactATAATTCAAAGAATGTGTGTCCTTGGTCTATTTTCATAAAATGTTCAAAAAAAGGTCAATAGATAGAAAACTCTATAGTTACACTAAGAAATGTTGGTTCAAAATCTTCTACTAACACCTtcacaaagaataaaaaaagtcaaaaggaaaagaagagaaaactgGGGGTGGACAGAAAGACCTTAAAAAGTGATAGATAAAAGAACCaataaaaaatcatgttttACTTGGCTACTATAACAATTACACCACTTTAGTTGCTCCTACTAATCACATATATATGGTATCCAAAGATGCAGACATATTCCTACAACCTATAACGATGAAAGGAGATCACACTAAGCGATATCCTAGAAAGTTTTGTCAGTGCCACAACATTGGACAAACCAGTGCCAAGCTTTAAAAGACGCGGTTGAAGGCCTCATCAAGAAAGGATACTCGAGAGAGTTCATGAACAAACATTTCATACCATTTCCTACTTCCACAAGATTAGCTCAacaatatttttacaatttgtttaataacatttcatttctATCTCTTACTTTGATGGGAGAgtaattattttccatttgaacgagatattataatcaatcaattttcttaaatatcgAGATTTAATATACTAAAAGTTAATTGTATCTATTTTCAATGACGTAAGTACTAAATCATCTCTTTCTCATACTATTACTCtatcaaattttcttctaaaaagCTATTAACCTAATAGTAGTCAAATGCTTCTGACCAATAagtaaaactattttaaaaatctcattttatttattattatttaggtaTAATTTTACGTGTTTATGGTTAGTAGACTTTTTCCATCAGcacaacaaaaacaagaaaaatgaaatttctttGAAGGCTTACGAGAGATTTAATGTAAATGAATACAATGAAAATGTGTGAATGATTAATAATGCACGTTGGGAAATTAGCAAACAGGTTGATTGAAGATTCACATGGTCATGCTATTTCCGCTTGAAAGGCTGACCAAATGCAGTAGCGACCtagtcaaattctaatttatgaCCAAGTAGTGAGTCAACAAAGACTGCCAAGGTGGTTAGGTCAAGTCAATAATGACACATGGCATCAATGTCATAGCATCTCTCCAAAGCCATCTTCCTCGCTTCAAATTGAACCTTAATATGATTGCATTTGGCAGCCTTGAAATTTGGGTTGGGCATTTAGTATACCTCATTTCAattaatctattatttttagtcataaaaatatattttctaattaaatatattttattatttatttaaaactatcaacctcatatatatatatatatatatatatatatatatatacacacacacacacacacacacacacatatattaaaaagtatatactcataattttattatccatcAAATAATGCATGAATGCAATATTATTTAGGTATCTATGTCAAATACAATTCTCATGTAAACcaacattattatattatttattggtcaaaggacttattcccacctaaagtatgtcattttcctaagttttcccTCTACCCCCAATATCTTTGAAATTCTCAAACACCTAACTATGGGTAGTTAAAGTTAAtgattttagagataaaatcgtcatttcatatgtaatattaaaaataaataaaaatttaatctcttttctctccctaaaacttaaaaagtaaaaattttcctctaagccaagtttgaaaaaatgacattttctctCAAGGATTTAATTTCCAAATCTTCATCACAATCGTCGACCACTAATATTCCTTGATGCCTTCTCTCGATTTGACGGCTAAGCTTATCTCATTTGGAAGCTTGGATGACATTGATTGACGTCTAAAAACACTTCCAACTTTGTCGAAAAGACGAAGATGAGATTGTCTTCATCGAGGAAGataatatttcatcttttcCGACAAAACATCGCCTTCTTATTGGGTTTAAAACTGCCGATCAGAGGGAGAGATGGTGAGGGAGCGACtattggaagaagagaaaggagatgctgccgaataattaaaaaaaccttaggggggaaattgctacttttcaaattttggccTAAGGGAGGAGATTgctattttttagtatttagagggtaaaaagagataaaattttaaaggtttaggatttcattaactttaaccacccataggtgggtgtttgggatTTTCAAAAATAAGGAGGGAAACTTGGGAATACAAtttactttgggtgggaattagtcctttagccttatttattttattaattaattatttatttattactctacacaaaaataatatataattatcaacaaaactatatatatctattttgagtatgtaaatagatatacattttATGCATGTCATTAAGTggttgagtaattttgaattaaagataaaataacacttaatcatatgatgacacattttatatatacttatttatatactcaaaagtgaatatatatatatatatatagtattactcataatttataataacatcTTAGAATATGTAACattatcaataattattataaaattaatttcataaacttatttgaattgaaaataagaaaattttaaaattttccattatggaaaataatttctttcatacAGTTACAATTATATagtttattgtttatatgatgacacattatatatatatatatatatatatatatatatatatatatatatatacactcatttatgtatttaaaaattggtatatataatattacttataatttataataaaatcttagaaTATGTAACATTAtcaataattattctaaaattaatttcataaacttgtttgaattggaaataagaaaattttaaaattttccattatgGACAATAATTTCTTTCACACAAATACAATTCTGTAGTTCACTATTCCATAAGATATGGCTTGATAAGAGGAGTTAGGTTCTTACTCAAACTCAACccattaaaaaggaaaaaaaaaaaatctcaacccattaaaaaggaaaaaaaaaaatctcaaatcaatTATTGCTACATAAATAATTGGTGCTACAAAGTCAACCATATGGATTCACTTTATCCTTATCAATTATTCAATTTCCTGCTCTCCAGAAAATTCTTCTTCTTAGGCTCACAGGATGAAATGTACTCAAGAAAAGTAGCAAAATCTGTGTCTTTGTAGCGCCTCGGATTTGCCTTATCGATGAGCTTGGGCGACGGCTTAACCGTTGAATTTATAGGAAGAGAATGCAAAGAAGCCACAGATACTCGAGACTTTGCAGAATTCACAAGAACTCTATGTAACACACTCTTGTATCTCCCATTGCTGAATATCTGGTTAAAGAAAACAAGgttaattgaaattgaaacaGTATAagcataaaggaaaaaaatttaatttgttttcattaaaccCACCTCAAGGTGATCACCAACGTTAACAACAAATGAATTGGGAATAGGTTCAACAGTGACccatttttctttatgttgAATTTGCAAGCCTTCAACCTCATCTTGAAGAAGAAGTGTGAGGAAGCCATAGTCGGAATGTGGTGGCATTCCGAGGGTAAGATCGGGTTCTGGGCATGGTGGATAGTAATTTACCACCATTAGCTGGCTGCCATTGAcgaattcatttaaaatttcatcatcttcttctgtCTTATTCATAGTGGCCCCCCACACCCCCAGGCTCTCGAGGATGGCCTCCACTAGCATTAAGAACAAAAATTTGGTCTCTCTCGCATAGGCATCCGCCAATCTCCTGTTTCATaatagaataaattaattatttaaaacacAGGGTAGAGTGCCATATGTAAATGGAGAGAGGAGTTAGTTTTAATTACCTCCAGTCAGCGGGAGAAGAAGGCCAATGAGGAAGAACATCTTCCATGGGATGACACATTAGCTTCAAGAAATCTCTCCAGCAGAATACGCTATCCTTATTCTGGTTAAAGCTAGTTCCATAGCGAACTGGGGCTTTCATATCGGATGACATATACTTAGCTCTTTCCTCAAATGGGAGAGCGAAGAATCTTGAACTTACATCAATCATGTTACTGATAATCTCCGGAGGAACACCGTGATTCACAAGCTGGATTATTAATCCAAATGCACACAGAAAACTAGTTAGTTCCCATTTCCAGATTGTTAATTAATCTGAATTTACGCACTCAGAAAGTACTTAAGCTACCTGGAAAAACCCGTATTCTTCACAAGCAACAGCGATGGAGTTGAGGACTTGGGCACGATTTGGTCCAAACAATTCGGACAAATCAATGATGGGGAGTTGAAGATTACGCTTGGCCTCGTTTAGATTATTTGCTTTTATATAAGCTTCATTGGGGCGATCAGAATCGGGAAATATGTATCTTCTAGGTACTCTGCTTATGCCAGTTTCGTGGAGATGCTTCACTCCCTGCTGATACTGGATTTCTGAAACAtggtcatcatcatcatcatttgtCTTCCTCATCTCATCACTTCTATTAAATGCCACTGCGGGAGACATAAATAAAACTACCTGAAATAGTGCAACACATGGCACAAAATAGTCAGATATATATAAAGATCAATTTTACTGGAGaattaaaaagagagaaagactTGGGCCAAGGAAAGTGAAAACCAACCTTCGTTACTTGGAGTTAAGAGTTGAGATAGTTTGTATTACAGAGAATATACAAGAAGAGAGTGAATTGTTTGTGTATTTATAGGAAAGAATCAAAGTGATAGCGAAAACAGTAGCTAGTTTCCAGGAAACCAGCTCCGGTTTGTGAATCCCAAAGAAAACTTCCAAATTATAATTAACGAAACAGCTGACAAGTTTTTCAGCCATACCACGATTAATTGGTAGGGCCATGAATGCCCTCCCCTTACGACCACTTGAAAATAAATCTTCAACAGTAAGTTGAAATACTTTGTCGAGCTAGACAGCAAGCGATATAGCCAGCCACCTTCTTCTCCCTTTCTCAAAAATTTTGAGGGAAAAAACAGCCACCTCTAGGTTTCGGTCCtacattttaaaagaatatcccccttaatttaacaaatatccACTATGTCTAATTTTTGTGTCATGATGATCgaatcatttattaaaaatgtaattttatattttgtgtattgaatcatattgtattatttttacttgtattatattttattatatgatatatatcatatatagtaGAATATTGATACTCTTGTTTGTCATTCATCACATCCTCCCATATTCCTAAGCTATCTTGgtcatcaaattttaattatttttttcatattcataatttctcaTAAATGTGACCATCGAGGTGGGAATTCATACTTGGCCATTTATTGAGTACGTACAAGCAAAATACAATTTTACTGTTGACGCCAATCTTGACTGTTACAAACATATGACtatacatttattatatgtgTGAATGCATAATCTAATGAGGCTGCTTCTTTTAGCGGTTAAATGAGGTTcgatttctttttgttttagttatATGCATTGTCGGCAAAATATTACTTAATCTAGAGGTCTATGCtatatgacattattttataaagCAGACTTAAAAGAGATTATTTCAAACTAATTGATCGAAATTCTTACGCCAGAATCCATGCCCATCACCCTACGAATTTGTCACGgcattctttctctttttaccATCTTAAGCAACTTTCATGGTATTTTGGTAACATTTCAgctattttactaaatttttttgatgatttaaaagtttcttcaaaGGAATACGCACATCAAGTTTGacattcaaactaaattttgggTCATTATTAAGTTCAACTGATACTGCCTGTATAGATTTATCTGATTAAaagaacaaattaatttaaataatgacATAAAGAACCTTGAATTTCAATAAAGAACTTACGTGCCATTGAGGAACTTTGGTAAAAAGCACATATTCAAATGGTTCTTCGTCATAAATTTTGAACACATAAAGCTAAATACAGGGGTGGCTGTCTCTTGTACATGTATATATGAGCTTTATCGGCTAAATTTTTTGACGTGCCAGTTTGCGAAAAAGCCGAAGACAAGACGACGATTTAGAAAGTTACAAACGAAAGAATCTAATAAGCCTGCAATTTGCAATATTTTTTAGGCAGCGTTTCTCTTCTTTATGATTATAATTTGAcctgtaatataatataaatcttgtttgTTACTGGTTAAGTGATTTAAGCATGATGATTTAATTGGTTATGcgtatatatctttatttttctagaaTTTCAGATAACTTTGAATCTTGTGAGTGCGTAGGATGAACCGACCAACCAATGAGCCTTCATGTACAAGTATGTTTTGCTAGAAAAATAATCTCTCTAAAAGAAACCCTAAATTCACTAAAACAGCAACTGCTAATATCTAAATGCA
It contains:
- the LOC123216545 gene encoding probable 2-oxoglutarate-dependent dioxygenase SLC1 — translated: MSPAVAFNRSDEMRKTNDDDDDHVSEIQYQQGVKHLHETGISRVPRRYIFPDSDRPNEAYIKANNLNEAKRNLQLPIIDLSELFGPNRAQVLNSIAVACEEYGFFQLVNHGVPPEIISNMIDVSSRFFALPFEERAKYMSSDMKAPVRYGTSFNQNKDSVFCWRDFLKLMCHPMEDVLPHWPSSPADWRRLADAYARETKFLFLMLVEAILESLGVWGATMNKTEEDDEILNEFVNGSQLMVVNYYPPCPEPDLTLGMPPHSDYGFLTLLLQDEVEGLQIQHKEKWVTVEPIPNSFVVNVGDHLEIFSNGRYKSVLHRVLVNSAKSRVSVASLHSLPINSTVKPSPKLIDKANPRRYKDTDFATFLEYISSCEPKKKNFLESRKLNN